The proteins below are encoded in one region of Thermus albus:
- a CDS encoding Clp1/GlmU family protein has translation MLLLTGPTDAGKTTLAFRLLAKLGEAYLLDLDPGQGALPGAFTLFHHREGALTPLRRYLLGALSPRGVEARAVVGALRLARLIPPGSPTVADTDGYLDPEFRLLQVEALRPAEVLVLGWEAFYEALSWRKDLRVRLVPPLPEARRKTAAQRRKNRQERLLAHFQGAQARLLPLEVDPEERDRLYGFLDGEGFFLGYGRLLAWTRGEGFFLTPVQGEVAQVVPTRLLLPIPALPG, from the coding sequence ATGCTCCTCCTCACGGGCCCCACGGACGCAGGGAAGACCACCCTGGCCTTCAGGCTTTTGGCGAAGCTGGGGGAGGCCTACCTCCTGGACCTGGACCCGGGGCAAGGGGCCTTACCTGGGGCTTTTACCCTCTTTCACCACCGGGAAGGAGCCCTCACCCCCTTGCGCCGCTACCTCCTGGGGGCCCTCTCCCCTAGGGGCGTGGAGGCCCGGGCGGTGGTGGGGGCCTTGCGCCTGGCCCGGCTCATCCCCCCAGGAAGCCCCACGGTGGCCGACACCGATGGCTATCTGGACCCTGAGTTTCGCCTCTTGCAGGTGGAAGCCCTCCGGCCGGCGGAGGTTCTGGTGCTGGGGTGGGAGGCCTTTTACGAGGCCCTTTCTTGGCGCAAGGACCTAAGGGTGCGCCTGGTCCCGCCCTTGCCTGAGGCCCGCAGAAAGACCGCGGCCCAGAGGCGAAAGAACAGGCAGGAACGGCTCCTTGCCCACTTCCAGGGGGCCCAAGCCCGCCTCCTGCCCCTGGAGGTGGACCCCGAGGAGCGGGACCGGCTCTATGGTTTTCTGGACGGGGAAGGGTTCTTCCTGGGCTATGGCCGGCTTTTGGCCTGGACCCGGGGAGAGGGGTTCTTCCTCACCCCCGTCCAGGGGGAGGTGGCCCAGGTGGTCCCCACCCGGCTCCTCCTCCCTATCCCCGCACTACCAGGTTGA